In Drosophila simulans strain w501 chromosome X, Prin_Dsim_3.1, whole genome shotgun sequence, one DNA window encodes the following:
- the LOC6726000 gene encoding uncharacterized protein LOC6726000, whose amino-acid sequence MGAQLAGEKRAEGGGAGPETGPHPPQNKDSTTKRTEKSEHAENALPGQPQQETDGPPIPKQEYPQPMHVSRRHTRSRSITTDIQRMPTEAIYAEFDRLIQQVEGHLGPVAMEAPCLDVAARLQSCLQAHRQRSCNCFAAMEEYRHCVVRATQNRVDDLADMEPPMMPVVPPQVMPPPAVPPPNARGNRRWWKFWTWFR is encoded by the exons ATGGGCGCCCAGTTGGCCGGCGAAAAGCGCGCCGAGGGGGGCGGCGCAGGACCAGAAACAGGACCACACCCACCGCAAAATAAGGATTCTACGACCAAGAGGACAGAAAAGTCGGAGCACGCGGAGAACGCGTTGCCGGGGCAGCCGCAGCAGGAAACGGATGGACCACCGATCCCCAAACAGGAGTATCCACAACCGATGCACGTTTCCAGACGCCACACAAGATCGCGCAGCATCACCACCGATATCCAACGAAT GCCAACGGAGGCCATTTACGCGGAATTCGATCGCCTGATTCAGCAGGTGGAGGGCCATCTGGGGCCGGTGGCGATGGAGGCACCGTGCTTGGATGTGGCCGCCCGGCTGCAGAGCTGCCTCCAGGCGCACCGCCAGCGGTCGTGCAACTGCTTTGCGGCGATGGAGGAGTACCGCCACTGCGTGGTGCGGGCCACACAGAATCGCGTGGATGACTTGGCGGACATGGAGCCGCCAATGATGCCGGTGGTGCCGCCCCAGGTGATGCCGCCACCCGCTGTGCCGCCGCCAAATGCGCGTGGCAACCGCAGGTGGTGGAAGTTTTGGACCTGGTTCCGCTAA